A genomic segment from Oncorhynchus clarkii lewisi isolate Uvic-CL-2024 chromosome 14, UVic_Ocla_1.0, whole genome shotgun sequence encodes:
- the LOC139366164 gene encoding pre-mRNA-splicing factor RBM22-like isoform X2, with amino-acid sequence MRFKKTEVCQTCSKMKNVCQTCLLDLEYGLPIQVRDTGLDIKDDVPKSDVNKEYYTQNAEREIGNSDGTRPVGLLGKAPSSSEMLLKLARTTPYYKRNRPHICSFWVKGECKRGEECPYRHEKPTDPDDPLADQNIKDRYYGINDPVADKLLKRASTMPRLDTPEDKTITTLYVGGMGDTISDAELRNHFYQFGEIRTTTIVQRQQCAFIQFATRQAAELAAEKSFNKLIINGRRLTVKWGRSQAARGKEAYQDGVSEMGTRLDPVPGLPGALPPPPALEEDVPTNYFNLDPGTSPNVMNISLPPPPGINPPPPGFGAPMFHMGSMGPPPPMGMRPPGHIHYPSQDPQRMGAHAARHGD; translated from the exons GTTTGCCAATCCAGGTCAGGGACACCGGGCTGGACATCAAGGATGATGTGCCGAAGTCAGACGTGAACAAGGAGTACTACACACAGAATGCTGAGAGAGAG ATAGGGAACTCTGATGGGACACGGCCAGTGGGTCTGCTGGGTAAGGCCCCCAGCTCCAGTGAGATGCTGCTGAAGCTGGCCCGTACTACGCCCTACTACAAGAGGAACAGACCCCACATCTGCTCCTTCTGGGTGAAGGGAGAGTgcaagagaggagaagagtgtcCTTATAG GCACGAGAAGCCCACAGACCCAGATGATCCCCTGGCAGACCAGAACATTAAGGACCGTTACTATGGTATTAATGACCCAGTGGCTGACAAGCTGCTGAAACGGGCCTCCACCATGCCCAGACTGGACACGCCTGAGGACAAGACCATCACCACACTCTATGTAGGGGGGATGGGAGATACCATCTCAGATGCAGAGCTGAG GAATCACTTCTATCAGTTTGGGGAGATCCGGACCACCACCATTGTCCAGAGGCAGCAGTGTGCCTTCATCCAGTTTGCCACACGGCAGGCAGCTGAGCTTGCTGCAGAGAAGTCCTTCAACAAGCTCATCATCAACGGACGCAGGCTCACCGTCAAGTGGGGCAG GTCTCAGGCAGCCAGAGGAAAGGAGGCCTACCAGGATGGGGTCAGTGAGATGGGAACCAGATTAGACCCTGTGCCAGGACTGCCTGGAG ctctccccccaccccctgctCTGGAAGAAGACGTTCCCACTAACTACTTCAATTTGGATCCTGGTACATCTCCTAATGTCATGAACATCTCTCTGCCCCCACCGCCCGGCATCAACCCACCACCTCCAG GTTTTGGTGCGCCTATGTTCCACATGGGTTCGATGGGTCCCCCTCCTCCCATGGGCATGAGACCCCCAGGACACATCCACTACCCGTCCCAGGACCCCCAGCGCATGGGAGCCCACGCTGCCCGCCATGGCGACTAG